Proteins encoded by one window of Salvia splendens isolate huo1 chromosome 5, SspV2, whole genome shotgun sequence:
- the LOC121803117 gene encoding uncharacterized protein LOC121803117, translating to MADHNAFQKVDAKEPIELLLLLEEILRNHRQNMLLVSMIITLARSKAHKRKRGRRGLSILAHHKKTRVVGHDFMCSSEIVSKYTHMVLRGVLTLHELLLVKHEPVGDDCTDSRWKWFKGCLGALDGTYIHVRVPIADTPCYRNRKGQVSTNTLAVCDRQLRFVYVLPRWEGSAGDSRVLCDAISRPLGLKVSKDCYYLCDNAYANSDRFITPYKGIRYHLKE from the exons ATGGCCGACCACAATGCTTTTCAGAAG GTGGATGCTAAGGAACCAATCGAGCTACTGCTTTTGCTTGAGGAAATACTAAGAAACCATAGGCAAAACATGCTccttgtaagcatgattataaCTCTGGCCAGATCCAAAGCACATAAAAGGAAACGGGGTAGAAGAGGTTTGTCCATTCTGGCACACCATAAAAAGACACGGGTTGTGGGCCACGATTTCATGTGTTCCTCTGAAATAGTGTCTAAATACACACATATGGTGCTTCGTGGGGTGCTCACTTTGCATGAGTTGTTATTAGTGAAACATGAACCGGTTGGTGATGACTGCACAGACTCAAGATGGAAGTGGTTTAAG GGTTGTCTAGGAGCGTTAGATGGGACTTACATACACGTACGAGTGCCCATTGCTGACACACCATGCTATCGTAATAGAAAGGGGCAAGTATCAACAAATACACTTGCAGTGTGTGATCGACAACTTCGGTTCGTTTACGTGTTGCCAAGATGGGAAGGTTCCGCAGGTGATTCGAGAGTATTATGCGATGCAATCAGCCGGCCTCTCGGGCTTAAAGTATCCAAAG ATTGCTATTACCTCTGCGACAATGCGTATGCCAACAGCGACAGATTCATCACCCCGTACAAAGGCATTCGGTACCATTTGAAGGAGTGA
- the LOC121803212 gene encoding uncharacterized protein LOC121803212: MASQHRSGNDTDGSPLPEGSLDMVPNIGVIAAGARRCWTEREEAILMSAMKELAATGWKSDNGFRSGYLTHALEAMKREFPKTDIVVHPHIKSKITTWKKNYYSLMQILDRSGVCFNTDGEYKIDIDDEQWARVVQKDSNAKYMRNKSWPMLSDWKEIFGKDRTEGLKGMDTMEAVQKIYGSKIDVGESSAKSSPITLDELFPDEVFPSSMMPEMVDDSTSALAPAPAPVRVPTRVQNKVPKKRKAEDKMDSVLALMNRIHEDTNDRLKDISNRIGYEFDLSTKRTEVFNQLKGPG, translated from the exons ATGGCATCTCAACACCGCAGTGGTAATGACACCGACGGCAGTCCATTACCAGAGG GTAGCTTGGATATGGTTCCCAACATAGGGGTAATAGCAGCTGGCGCTAGACGTTGTTGGACAGAACGCGAGGAGGCGATTCTTATGTCAGCTATGAAAGAGTTGGCTGCAACCGGATGGAAGTCGGACAATGGCTTCCGTTCAGGTTATCTAACCCATGCTCTGGAGGCAATGAAACGTGAATTTCCAAAAACTGATATTGTTGTTCACCCTCACATCAAGTCGAAAATCACCACTTGGAAAAAGAATTACTATTCTCTAATGCAAATACTTGACCGTAGTGGAGTTTGTTTCAATACGGATGGTGAGTACAAGATAGATATCGATGATGAACAATGGGCACGAGTTGTGCAG AAAGACAGCAACGCCAAGTATATGAGGAATAAGTCGTGGCCTATGTTGAGTGACTGGAAGGAGATTTTCGGCAAGGACCGTACGGAGGGGCTTAAGGGCATGGACACCATGGAGGCGGTTCAAAAGATATATGGTTCTAAGATTGATGTTGGTGAAAGTTCAGCTAAGTCTTCACCAATTACTTTAGATGAACTCTTCCCCGATGAAGTTTTTCCTAGCAGTATGATGCCAGAGATGGTAGATGATAGCACTTCGGCACTGGCACCGGCACCGGCACCGGTGAGAGTACCTACGAGGGTGCAAAACAAAGTGCCGAAGAAGAGGAAGGCCGAGGACAAGATGGACAGTGTCCTTGCTTTGATGAATCGCATCCATGAAGACACCAATGATCGGCTGAAGGACATCTCTAACCGAATTGGTTATGAGTTTGATCTAAGCACGAAGAGAACCGAGGTCTTCAACCAGCTGAAGGGCCCGGGCTGA
- the LOC121805200 gene encoding cytochrome c biogenesis protein CCS1, chloroplastic-like, with protein MNSLNLKIVSKIELQKPRNDLKLRTQFSPLRNSLLCSVKNGGTLTLTLTLYRKTVFCELRTSETKKKSSQAPRTTNIEAPDPAGAPPTIKKGRRSWKLKGFPKKVVSILSNLPLAIAQMFALAALMALGTFVEQGEAPSFYFEKYPEDNPVLGFFTWRWILTLGFDHMFSSPVFLGTLILLGASLMACTYTTQIPLVKVARRWSFLHSADSIRKQEYSDTLPNASVQDLGVILMGAGYEVFLKGPSLYAFRGLAGRVAPIGVHLALLLIMGGGTLSAAGSFRGSVTVPQGLNFVVGDVLGPSGFLSTSSESFNTEVHVNRFSMDYYESGEVSQFYSDLSLIDLNGKEVMRETISVNHPLRYGGFTIYQTDWSLSALQVMKDDEGPFNLALAPLQINGDKKLYGTFLPISDTDSTNLKGISMLARDMQSIVLYDQEGKLAGVRRPNSKLPIEIDGVKIVVLEAIGSTGLELKTDPGVPIVYAGFGVLMLTTCISFLSHSQIWALQDGTTVVIGGKTNRAKGEFPEDMNYLLDQVPEIVDRKQPKSMSG; from the exons ATGAATTCTCTGAATTTGAAAATTGTATCCAAGATTGAGTTGCAGAAGCCGCGAAATGACCTCAAATTGAGAACCCAGTTTTCACCTCTCAGGAACTCGCTTCTCTGCAGTGTTAAAAATGGCggcactctcactctcactctcactttATACAGAAAGACTGTATTTTGTGAGCTCAGAACCTCTGAGACTAAGAAGAAGAGCTCGCAAGCGCCTAGGACCACAAATATTGAGGCACCTGATCCCGCTGGAGCTCCGCCGACAATCAAGAAAGGCCGCCGTTCTTGGAAATTGAAGGGGTTCCCTAAAAAAGTTGTCTCAATCCTCTCCAATTTGCCTCTGGCTATTGCTCAGATGTTTGCACTTGCTGCTCTCATGGCTTTAG GAACGTTCGTTGAACAAGGCGAGGCACCAAGTTTCTATTTTGAGAAGTACCCTGAAGACAATCCAGTCCTAGGATTCTTCACATGGAGGTGGATTCTTACCCTTGGCTTTGACCATATGTTTTCGTCTCCTGTATTCCTGGGAACCTTGATCCTCTTGGGAGCATCACTTATGGCTTGTACATACACAACACAGATCCCTTTAGTGAAGGTAGCAAGAAG GTGGTCTTTCTTACATTCGGCTGACTCCATTCGTAAGCAGGAATATTCTGATACATTGCCAAATGCATCAGTTCAAGATTTGGGTGTCATTCTAATGGGTGCTGGTTATGAA GTATTTCTAAAGGGGCCATCATTATATGCCTTCAGGGGGCTGGCAGGTAGGGTTGCCCCCATCGGAGTGCATTTAGCATTGCTGCTAATCATGGGAGGTGGAACTCTAAGCGCTGCTGGAAGTTTTCGAGGGTCTGTAACAGTTCCACAGGGTTTGAACTTTGTCGTGGGGGATGTATTAGGACCGAGTGGATTTCTATCTACTTCTTCAGAATCCTTCAACACCGAGGTTCATGTCAATAGATTCTCGATGGACTACTATGAAAGTGGAGAG GTTTCACAGTTTTACAGTGATCTTTCACTCATTGATCTTAACGGCAAGGAGGTAATGAGAGAGACGATAAGTGTAAATCATCCTTTAAGATACGGCGGATTCACCATATATCAGACGGATTGGAGTCTGTCAGCGCTACAAGTGATGAAGGATGATGAAGGGCCATTTAATTTGGCTTTGGCGCCCTTGCAAATCAACGGGGACAAGAAGCTCTATGGGACCTTCCTGCCTATCTCAGACACGGACTCTACTAATCTTAAGGGAAT ATCAATGCTAGCTCGAGATATGCAATCTATCGTCCTTTATGATCAAGAAGGAAAGTTGGCTGGAGTCAGACGGCCAAACTCAAAACTCCCCATTGAGATTGATGGTGTGAAAATTGTTGTGTTAGAGGCAATTGGCAGTACCGGCCTTGAACTAAAG ACTGATCCAGGGGTGCCTATTGTTTACGCTGGTTTTGGTGTTCTCATGCTCACCACCTGCATCAGCTTTTTATCTCATTCACAG ATCTGGGCGTTGCAAGATGGAACAACAGTGGTTATAGGAGGTAAAACGAATCGAGCTAAGGGCGAATTTCCCGAGGATATGAACTACCTACTTGATCAAGTTCCTGAAATAGTTGATCGAAAGCAACCCAAAAGTATGAGTGGCTAG
- the LOC121805631 gene encoding probable 1-acyl-sn-glycerol-3-phosphate acyltransferase 5, translating to MESSTPKLKQRHRALTTLRVIRGVLCLIILILTAFVLLVFFGFWTAVPLRFFSLHHSRNGTAFFFGIWIALWPFWFEKLNKTKVVFSGDIVPPKERVLLMANHRTEVDWMYLWDLALRKGREGAIRYILKSSLMKMPVFGWVFHVMEFIPVERKWEADESVMCKMLSSFKDPQDPLWLAVFPEGTDFTEQKCIRSQTYASENGLPILKNVLLPKTKGFYACLEKLKDSLDAVYDVTIGYRHNCPTFMDNAYGIDPSEVHIHVERISLSDIPSSEDEVSSWLMRRFSLKDQMLSDFYALGRFPREGTEVGLSTVKCILNFIFVMILTATCMYLLFFSSIWFKVYVYLVCAYMASATYFDIRPSPIFV from the exons ATGGAATCCTCAACTCCCAAGTTGAAACAAAGGCACCGTGCATTGACTACGTTAAGAGTTATAAGGGGCGTTCTGTGTTTGATCATCCTAATCTTGACAGCGTTCGTACTGTTAGTGTTTTTTGGCTTTTGGACAGCTGTTCCCTTGAGATTTTTCAGTTTGCATCACAGCAGGAATGGAACTGCATTCTTTTTTGGAATATGGATTGCTCTTTGGCCATTCTGGTTCGAGAAATTGAATAAGACCAAGGTGGTGTTCTCTGGGGACATCGTGCCTCCAAAGGAACGGGTGCTGTTGATGGCTAACCATAGAACAGAGGTAGATTGGATGTATTTGTGGGATCTTGCTTTGAGAAAGGGACGTGAGGGGGCGATTAGGTATATTCTTAAGAGCAGCTTGATGAAAATGCCGGTGTTTGGATGGGTATTCCATGTCATGGAGTTTATTCCCGTGGAGAGGAAATGGGAGGCTGATGAGTCAGTGATGTGCAAGATGCTGTCGTCTTTTAAAGATCCTCAAGATCCTCTCTGGCTCGCTGTATTTCCAGAGGGCACTGATTTCAC AGAACAAAAGTGCATTCGTAGTCAAACGTATGCTTCTGAGAATGGACTTCCGATTCTGAAAAACGTGTTACTTCCAAAGACAAAGGGCTTTTATGCATGTTTGGAAAAGTTGAAGGACTCCTTGGATGCAG TTTATGATGTCACCATAGGCTACCGGCATAATTGCCCAACGTTCATGGACAATGCCTACGGAATTGACCCCTCTGAAGTCCACATCCACGTTGAGCGTATCTCTCTAAGCGACATCCCCTCATCTGAAGATGAGGTATCGTCATGGCTGATGAGAAGATTCAGCCTCAAAGACCAGATGCTTTCTGATTTCTATGCACTGGGACGCTTCCCTCGTGAAGGTACGGAGGTAGGCCTGTCTACAGTGAAATGTATATTGAACttcatttttgttatgattttgACAGCGACATGCATGTATCTCCTCTTCTTTTCCTCAATCTGGTTTAAGGTATATGTTTATTTAGTCTGTGCCTACATGGCTTCAGCTACGTATTTCGATATTCGACCTTCGCCCATTTTCGTGTAG